In one window of Juglans regia cultivar Chandler chromosome 3, Walnut 2.0, whole genome shotgun sequence DNA:
- the LOC109002514 gene encoding transcription termination factor MTEF18, mitochondrial encodes MFLSRNHKRASKLPEMIAKLNYHVLFSPIVYVKPTAKQDPSFISLKVRCFSTYRLSNDANVSVTESSQLPNFTSRVSRIARTEALEVLFDYLHCTRGFSFTDAEHISKNSPHFLQNLLSRIDSEKDVARNLTKFLRYNPINEFEPFLESLGLNPSELPMFLPRHLMFLSDDRVMLDNFHALCDYGIPRSRVGKLYKEANEIFGYDYGILALRLQAYETLGLSRPIVIKLINCCPSLLIGGVNNEFVKVLERWKKFGMENNWIGGYLSGKRTYNWNRMLDTMDFLDKVGYSEEQMRYLFNSNPSLLFEGSGKTIYLLFGRLLKLGLKMDEIYSLFTHNPHILSGKRLKNLLQAMYFLLEVGMEPKYIASIISTHIQLLGSCTLKGPKTVCKELKVGRYDLCQIIKEDPLKLFSKASKSKIKNSEQASSQYPSIHIEKTTFLLRLGYTENSDEMMKALKQFRGRGDQLQERFDCLVDAGLDCNVVAKIVKQAPMILNQTKAILEKKIDCLRNYLGYPLDSVVAFPAYLCYDMERIRRRLSMYVWLRERGAAKPTLSLSTLLACSDARFVRYFVDVHLEGPATWESIKGHQP; translated from the coding sequence CATCTAAATTGCCTGAAATGATTGCCAAACTCAACTACCATGTGCTTTTCTCACCTATTGTCTATGTGAAACCTACAGCAAAGCAAGACCCGTCTTTTATCTCCCTTAAAGTTCGATGCTTTAGCACATACAGGCTTTCCAATGATGCAAATGTCTCTGTTACTGAGTCATCACAATTACCCAATTTCACTTCCCGAGTCTCTCGGATAGCCAGGACTGAAGCTCTGGAAGTGCTCTTTGATTATTTGCATTGTACTAGGGGCTTCAGCTTTACAGATGCTGAACACATAAGCAAGAACTCCCcacattttcttcaaaatttgctCTCCAGGATTGATAGTGAGAAAGATGTTGCTCGGAACTTAACAAAATTCCTGCGATACAATCCCATTAATGAGTTTGAACCATTTCTTGAGAGTTTGGGTTTGAATCCGTCTGAGCTACCAATGTTTCTCCCACGGCACTTGATGTTTTTGAGTGATGATCGTGTTATGCTTGACAACTTTCATGCTTTATGTGACTATGGAATTCCGCGTAGTAGGGTTGGTAAATTGTATAAGGAAGCTAATGAGATTTTTGGATATGATTATGGGATATTGGCTTTGAGACTTCAAGCTTATGAAACATTGGGTTTGAGTAGACCCATAGTTATTAAGCTCATTAATTGTTGTCCATCACTTTTGATTGGTGGTGTTAATAATGAATTTGTCAAGGTTCTTGAGAGATGGAAGAAATTTGGAATGGAAAATAATTGGATTGGAGGGTATTTATCTGGTAAAAGAACGTACAACTGGAACAGAATGCTTGATACAATGGATTTTCTTGATAAGGTAGGTTATAGTGAGGAGCAGATGCGTTATTTGTTTAACTCAAATCCTTCATTGCTGTTTGAAGGTTCTGGGAAGacaatatatttattgtttggtCGATTACTCAAGCTGGGTCTCAAAATGGATGAGATCTATTCTCTTTTTACACATAATCCTCATATTTTGTCAGGTAAGCGTCTGAAAAATCTTTTGCAAGCAATGTATTTTCTACTTGAGGTTGGAATGGAGCCAAAATACATTGCAAGTATCATATCTACCCATATCCAGCTCCTGGGTTCGTGCACTCTGAAAGGACCCAAAACTGTTTGCAAAGAACTGAAAGTTGGAAGGTATGACCTATGTCAAATTATTAAGGAAGATCCACTGAAGTTGTTCAGTAAGGCATCAAAATCGAAAATAAAGAACAGTGAGCAGGCATCTTCTCAATATCCTAGTATACACATTGAGAAAACAACTTTTTTGTTGAGATTGGGTTACACAGaaaattcagatgagatgatgAAAGCTCTGAAGCAATTTCGAGGCAGAGGAGATCAATTACAGGAGAGGTTTGATTGCCTGGTGGATGCCGGGTTGGACTGCAATGTTGTGGCAAAAATTGTTAAACAAGCCCCTATGATTCTTAACCAGACGAAAGCCATACTTGAAAAGAAGATTGATTGCTTAAGAAACTATTTAGGTTACCCACTGGACTCTGTGGTGGCATTTCCGGCATATTTATGCTATGACATGGAAAGAATCAGAAGAAGGCTTTCGATGTACGTTTGGCTGAGGGAGAGAGGTGCAGCAAAGCCTACATTGTCCTTGAGTACTCTTCTTGCATGCTCAGATGCACGCTTTGTAAGATATTTTGTAGATGTCCATCTTGAAGGTCCGGCTACGTGGGAAAGTATAAAGGGCCATCAACCTTAA